A genome region from Crossiella equi includes the following:
- a CDS encoding MFS transporter, translating to MTPTPLARGTALASASLTIMAAAIIAPSLPAMSAVYASDTLVRLALTITSLAIAVTAPLAGAVADRLGRGPLLTGALVLYAVSGTAGVVVEDLTVLLVTRALLGVAVGGVMTAVGALITDWFDGPRRAEFLGWQQAFASLGGVVFLPLAGLLAETGWRAPFWLYSVAAVLALAAFAGIRDVPREPAPATRFRPPPAVWGVYALALVATLVFYMAPTQLPFLLAQLGVSPVGTGLVIAGSTLTSALGAVLFPRLRLPARTSIALSLALLGVGWLSAGTGTVAGIVAGLLVGGIGVGLVVPHLNLLLAVLAPPRHRGRVLSGLVAGIFLGQFLSPLVLAPLVEGVGITAAFIWTGASTTAGAAVALLTKEKS from the coding sequence ATGACGCCGACACCGCTGGCCCGGGGCACCGCACTCGCCTCGGCCTCGCTCACGATCATGGCCGCGGCGATCATCGCGCCGAGCCTGCCCGCGATGAGCGCGGTGTACGCCTCGGACACGCTGGTCCGGCTGGCCCTGACCATCACCTCGCTGGCCATCGCGGTCACCGCGCCCCTGGCCGGGGCCGTGGCCGACCGGCTGGGCCGCGGACCACTGCTGACCGGCGCACTCGTGCTCTACGCGGTCAGCGGCACGGCCGGGGTGGTGGTCGAGGACCTGACCGTCCTGCTGGTCACCCGGGCCCTGCTCGGGGTCGCGGTCGGCGGCGTGATGACCGCGGTCGGCGCGCTGATCACCGACTGGTTCGACGGCCCGCGCCGGGCGGAGTTCCTGGGCTGGCAGCAGGCCTTCGCCAGCCTCGGCGGTGTCGTGTTCCTGCCACTGGCCGGGCTGCTGGCCGAAACCGGCTGGCGCGCCCCGTTCTGGCTGTACTCGGTGGCCGCGGTGCTCGCCCTGGCCGCCTTCGCCGGGATCCGGGACGTGCCGCGCGAGCCCGCGCCCGCCACGCGCTTCCGCCCGCCGCCCGCGGTCTGGGGGGTGTACGCGCTGGCCCTGGTGGCCACGCTGGTGTTCTACATGGCGCCGACGCAGCTGCCGTTCCTGTTGGCGCAGCTGGGCGTCAGCCCGGTGGGCACCGGGCTGGTGATCGCCGGCAGTACCCTCACCAGCGCGCTCGGCGCCGTGCTCTTCCCCCGGCTGCGGCTGCCCGCCCGCACCTCCATCGCGCTGAGCCTGGCGCTGCTCGGCGTCGGCTGGCTGTCCGCCGGTACCGGCACGGTCGCGGGCATCGTGGCCGGGCTGCTCGTCGGCGGCATCGGCGTCGGCCTGGTCGTCCCGCACCTGAACCTGCTCCTGGCCGTTCTCGCCCCGCCGAGGCACCGCGGCCGCGTGCTCAGCGGTCTGGTGGCCGGGATCTTCCTCGGCCAGTTCCTGTCCCCACTCGTGCTCGCCCCGCTCGTCGAGGGCGTCGGCATCACCGCCGCGTTCATCTGGACCGGCGCGTCCACCACCGCGGGCGCCGCAGTCGCCCTGCTCACCAAGGAGAAGTCATGA
- a CDS encoding AAA family ATPase has product MRTSPLVGRQEEIRCLDGLLGAAAQGRGGVLVLRGEPGIGKTALLGHVREAPGFRVVEASGVEFETELAFAALHQLCVPLLAHLDELDARHQAALRVAFGLADGAPDVFRIGLAALELLAAAAREQPLLCVVDDAHWLDAESVKVLSFLARRVVAEPVALVFGTRHGLAELPALSLSGLTEAEARTLVTATLDEAVRDRVLAEARGNPLALLELPGAGGFELPPSTTVTQRIERGFQARLAGLPPESRRLLVVASAEPTGDPGLFWAAVAHLGIRAGGDTAGLVTFGTRVRFCHPLARSAVYRAATPEERRAAHQALAEVTNPVTDPDRRAWHRAEALTAPDEAVAAELVVAADRALARGGAAAAAAFLERAAALSADRGPRTERTLAAAEAKLTAGAADAAAELATTLDSDDVRTLLLRGRIAFAQGGRDGAELMTTAAHRLTDPVAARDCFLDALEMGLAVGRAAGVLDTVLTEARQAPPAPAPDVLDALVRLSSDGHRAAGPLLRRVLAEDALWQRRPALATVVAGELWDLPAHRRITEWLLAAGRDSGSPWLLRLALAQQGVGAAHTGNLTAALAAVAEEEAIADAFGDPPMRYARLHLAALRGRRDEVLHLVETARTGTGQLVANAHWAAAVVHNAHGDYPAALAAARQATEPGDLYLAGVALPELVEAAVRCGEHEAAATAVRDLAARAEASGTTWARSTAARTRALLAGGEADYRESVELPDVPAPHHARSRLLYGEWLRREGRRKDARQQLRAAHETFADLGLTAFADRAATELRATGEQARPRTASAFDTLTAQETHICRLVATGATSKEVAARLFLSPRTVEAHLRNVFRKLGISSRRELRDTGRFPV; this is encoded by the coding sequence GTGCGCACTTCTCCGCTGGTGGGCAGGCAGGAGGAGATCCGCTGCCTGGACGGTCTGCTCGGTGCCGCGGCGCAGGGGCGCGGCGGTGTGCTCGTGCTGCGCGGCGAGCCCGGGATCGGCAAGACCGCGCTGCTCGGCCACGTCCGCGAGGCACCGGGTTTCCGGGTGGTCGAGGCCTCCGGGGTGGAGTTCGAGACCGAGCTGGCCTTCGCCGCCCTGCACCAGCTGTGCGTACCGCTGCTGGCCCACCTCGACGAGCTGGACGCCCGGCACCAGGCGGCGCTGCGGGTGGCCTTCGGGCTCGCCGACGGGGCGCCGGACGTCTTCCGCATCGGCCTGGCCGCCCTGGAGCTGCTGGCCGCGGCCGCCCGCGAGCAGCCGCTGCTGTGCGTGGTGGACGACGCCCACTGGCTGGACGCGGAGTCGGTGAAGGTGCTGTCGTTCCTGGCCCGGCGGGTGGTGGCCGAACCGGTCGCGCTGGTCTTCGGCACCCGGCACGGCCTGGCCGAGCTGCCCGCGCTGTCCCTGTCCGGGCTGACCGAGGCGGAGGCCCGCACGCTGGTCACCGCCACCCTGGACGAGGCGGTGCGCGACCGCGTGCTGGCCGAGGCGCGCGGGAACCCGTTGGCACTGCTGGAGCTCCCCGGCGCGGGCGGCTTCGAGCTGCCGCCCTCCACCACGGTGACCCAGCGCATCGAGCGCGGTTTCCAGGCCAGGCTGGCCGGGCTGCCGCCCGAGTCCCGGCGGCTGCTGGTGGTGGCCAGTGCCGAGCCGACCGGTGATCCCGGGCTGTTCTGGGCCGCGGTGGCGCACCTGGGCATCCGGGCGGGCGGGGACACCGCGGGCCTGGTCACCTTCGGCACCCGGGTCCGGTTCTGCCACCCGCTGGCGCGGTCCGCGGTCTACCGGGCGGCCACGCCGGAGGAGCGCCGGGCAGCGCACCAGGCGCTGGCCGAGGTCACCAACCCGGTCACCGACCCCGACCGCCGGGCCTGGCACCGCGCGGAGGCGCTGACCGCCCCGGACGAGGCGGTCGCGGCCGAGCTGGTGGTGGCGGCCGACCGCGCCCTGGCCCGGGGCGGGGCGGCGGCCGCGGCGGCGTTCCTGGAACGGGCGGCCGCGCTGTCGGCCGACCGGGGCCCGCGCACCGAGCGCACGCTGGCCGCCGCCGAGGCCAAGCTGACCGCGGGCGCGGCCGACGCGGCGGCGGAGCTGGCCACCACCCTGGACTCCGACGACGTCCGCACGCTGCTGCTGCGCGGCCGGATCGCCTTCGCCCAGGGCGGGCGCGACGGCGCGGAGCTGATGACCACCGCCGCCCACCGGCTGACCGACCCGGTCGCCGCCCGCGACTGCTTCCTGGACGCGCTGGAGATGGGCCTGGCGGTCGGCCGGGCCGCCGGGGTCCTGGACACCGTGCTGACCGAGGCGCGCCAGGCCCCGCCCGCGCCCGCGCCGGACGTGCTGGACGCCTTGGTACGGCTGAGCTCGGACGGACACCGGGCGGCGGGCCCGCTGCTGCGCCGGGTGCTCGCCGAGGACGCCCTGTGGCAGCGCAGGCCCGCGCTGGCCACCGTGGTCGCGGGCGAGCTGTGGGACCTGCCCGCGCACCGCCGGATCACCGAGTGGCTGCTGGCGGCCGGGCGGGACAGCGGTTCACCGTGGCTGCTGCGGCTGGCGCTGGCTCAGCAGGGTGTGGGCGCGGCGCACACCGGGAACCTGACCGCCGCGCTGGCCGCGGTCGCCGAGGAGGAGGCCATCGCGGACGCCTTCGGCGACCCGCCGATGCGCTACGCCCGCCTGCACCTGGCGGCGTTGCGCGGTCGCCGGGACGAGGTGCTGCACCTGGTCGAGACCGCCCGCACGGGCACCGGCCAGCTGGTGGCGAACGCGCACTGGGCGGCCGCGGTGGTGCACAACGCGCACGGCGACTACCCAGCGGCCTTGGCCGCGGCCCGCCAGGCCACCGAGCCCGGGGACCTGTACCTGGCGGGTGTGGCCCTGCCGGAGCTGGTGGAGGCGGCGGTGCGCTGCGGCGAGCACGAGGCGGCGGCCACCGCGGTGCGGGACCTGGCCGCCCGCGCCGAGGCGAGCGGCACCACCTGGGCCCGCAGCACCGCGGCCCGCACCCGCGCCCTGCTCGCGGGCGGCGAGGCGGACTACCGCGAGTCGGTGGAGCTGCCGGACGTACCGGCCCCGCACCACGCCCGCTCCCGGCTGCTCTACGGCGAGTGGCTGCGCCGGGAGGGCAGGCGCAAGGACGCCCGGCAGCAGCTGCGGGCCGCCCACGAGACCTTCGCGGACCTGGGCCTGACCGCCTTCGCCGACCGCGCCGCCACCGAGCTGCGCGCCACCGGCGAACAGGCCCGCCCGCGCACCGCGTCGGCTTTCGACACCCTCACCGCCCAGGAGACGCACATCTGCCGCCTGGTCGCGACGGGGGCCACGTCCAAGGAGGTGGCGGCGCGGCTGTTCCTGAGTCCGCGCACCGTGGAGGCGCACCTGCGCAACGTCTTCCGCAAGCTGGGCATCAGCTCCCGGCGCGAGCTGCGGGACACCGGGCGGTTCCCGGTCTGA
- a CDS encoding helix-turn-helix transcriptional regulator codes for MSAGELVHGVRRLMTGADFETLRAMYEDYGGPEPVRVHSPTARSARFWVTYFGGSHGTTNATYGTSLTEFASDSAYELHGTGRADGYVVRVAVAGASRFTMDGRELVSVSTIQRPECRFSQLLAPGTRIRYLVLPPELVAQALRTRLGDEPRGPLEFEPELQARAPATEAWLRLANTWADPAQSVLMAQSPLALAHFEQVLVQSLLDTQPHTLTDLLGRGANSVPPGALRRAALYCEDHAHEPISVADIAAAANLSVRQLQRGFREQLGTTPLAHLRRVRLAQAHDELLAVAQGRAEGTITDVAHRWGFVHLGRFAEYYRAEYGRTPSQTVHG; via the coding sequence ATGAGTGCGGGTGAGCTGGTGCACGGCGTCAGACGGCTGATGACGGGCGCGGACTTCGAGACACTGCGGGCGATGTACGAAGACTACGGCGGCCCGGAGCCGGTGCGGGTGCACTCGCCCACCGCCCGGTCTGCCCGGTTCTGGGTCACCTACTTCGGTGGTTCGCACGGCACCACCAACGCCACGTACGGCACCTCGCTCACCGAGTTCGCCAGCGACTCCGCCTACGAGCTGCACGGCACCGGCCGCGCGGACGGGTACGTGGTGCGGGTGGCGGTGGCCGGGGCGTCGCGGTTCACCATGGACGGTCGCGAGCTGGTGTCGGTCAGCACGATCCAGCGCCCGGAATGCCGTTTTTCCCAGCTCCTGGCCCCCGGTACCCGGATCCGGTACCTGGTCCTGCCGCCCGAGCTGGTCGCCCAGGCGCTGCGGACGCGGCTGGGTGACGAACCGCGCGGGCCGCTGGAGTTCGAGCCGGAGCTCCAGGCCCGCGCCCCGGCCACCGAGGCGTGGCTGCGGCTGGCCAACACCTGGGCCGATCCCGCGCAGTCCGTGCTGATGGCCCAGTCCCCGCTGGCGCTGGCCCACTTCGAGCAGGTGCTGGTCCAGTCCTTGTTGGACACCCAGCCGCACACGCTGACCGACCTGCTGGGCCGGGGCGCGAACTCGGTGCCGCCGGGTGCGCTGCGCCGGGCGGCGCTCTACTGCGAGGACCACGCGCACGAACCGATCTCCGTGGCGGATATCGCGGCCGCGGCCAACCTGAGCGTGCGCCAGCTGCAACGCGGTTTCCGGGAGCAGCTCGGCACCACGCCGCTGGCGCACCTGCGCCGGGTCCGCTTGGCCCAGGCCCACGACGAGCTGCTCGCGGTCGCCCAGGGGCGGGCCGAGGGCACCATCACCGACGTCGCCCACCGCTGGGGCTTCGTCCACCTGGGACGCTTCGCCGAGTACTACCGGGCCGAGTACGGCCGCACCCCGTCCCAGACCGTCCACGGCTGA
- a CDS encoding cation:proton antiporter domain-containing protein: protein MNSMLLVAALAIVARSLAAARLDRWNIGAPVVMVLVGLGVGLLNDESIEAVLNTESVQLAAEIILAVLLFVDATEVRGGRLWGGYPGLVARVLFVALPLSLLLAVLLGWALFPDLPWPVLVLIAGITVPTDFAPAERLVRDRALSMRVRSTLNVESGYNDGIVSPLFLFALVLAGDDTQERTPLDALATALPHAFKAVVAGVVLGTVLAWLLARAHQAGWVSPQSARVAVLLIPLLTYTATVAVDGNGFVASFVCGVAFRYVHRLHKARGLRTHPGDRTEIRDDALTKDLHLLEDATTLLTMTMWFVVGIAAVLAFSDDVPWQALVFCAAALTVIRLLPVLLALGGSGLSGRERVLIGVLGPRGTTSIVFGLLAFNRLPVGPAADTILLVTVTCVLGSVVLHGLGAKPVTFLLTRPEKRG from the coding sequence ATGAACTCGATGTTGCTCGTGGCCGCGCTCGCGATCGTGGCGCGCTCGTTGGCGGCGGCCCGGCTGGACCGGTGGAACATCGGCGCCCCGGTGGTCATGGTGCTGGTGGGGCTCGGGGTCGGGCTGCTCAACGACGAGTCCATCGAGGCCGTGCTGAACACCGAGTCGGTGCAGCTGGCGGCGGAGATCATCCTGGCGGTGCTGCTGTTCGTCGATGCCACCGAGGTGCGTGGCGGGCGGTTGTGGGGTGGTTACCCCGGTCTGGTGGCGCGGGTGCTGTTCGTCGCGCTGCCGTTGAGCCTGCTGTTGGCCGTGCTGCTCGGGTGGGCGCTGTTCCCGGACCTGCCGTGGCCGGTGCTGGTGTTGATCGCGGGCATCACCGTGCCGACCGACTTCGCCCCGGCCGAACGGTTGGTGCGTGACCGGGCGCTGTCCATGCGGGTGCGCAGCACGTTGAACGTGGAGAGCGGCTACAACGACGGCATCGTCTCCCCGCTGTTCCTGTTCGCCCTGGTCCTGGCGGGTGACGACACCCAGGAGCGCACCCCGCTGGACGCCCTGGCCACCGCCCTGCCGCACGCGTTCAAAGCGGTTGTCGCCGGGGTGGTGCTGGGCACCGTGCTGGCCTGGCTGCTGGCCCGCGCGCACCAGGCCGGGTGGGTGAGCCCGCAGTCCGCGCGGGTGGCGGTGCTGCTGATCCCACTGCTCACCTACACCGCGACCGTGGCCGTGGACGGCAACGGCTTCGTCGCCTCCTTCGTCTGCGGCGTCGCCTTCCGGTACGTGCACCGCCTGCACAAGGCCCGGGGCCTGCGCACCCACCCGGGCGACCGCACCGAGATCCGTGACGACGCGCTGACCAAGGACCTGCACCTGCTGGAGGACGCCACCACCCTGCTGACCATGACCATGTGGTTCGTGGTCGGCATCGCGGCCGTGCTGGCCTTCTCCGACGACGTGCCGTGGCAGGCCCTGGTCTTCTGCGCGGCCGCCCTCACCGTGATCCGCCTGCTCCCGGTCCTGCTGGCCCTGGGCGGTTCGGGGCTGTCCGGTCGGGAACGCGTGCTGATCGGCGTGCTCGGCCCGCGCGGTACCACCTCGATCGTGTTCGGGCTGCTGGCCTTCAACCGGCTGCCGGTGGGCCCGGCCGCAGACACCATCCTGCTGGTCACCGTCACGTGTGTGCTGGGCAGCGTGGTGCTGCACGGGCTCGGCGCGAAACCGGTGACCTTCCTGCTGACCCGGCCGGAGAAGCGCGGGTAG
- a CDS encoding sensor histidine kinase has protein sequence MPPGDPDRRPGVPVRHQRHRPGRRARRFGLRTPEQPPVPPPEHRHRGRYQHGPEPAPPPQQDRANRAVLTVEDTGPGLTEAARARVFGHFHRGEAARAEQNGAALGLSIVESWWPGTARPRLSTADCPVARCSGSPCRADGVSWWPGGAG, from the coding sequence GTGCCGCCAGGAGATCCTGACCGTCGCCCAGGAGTTCCTGTTCGCCACCAGCGTCACCGCCCCGGGCGGCGGGCTCGCCGGTTCGGTCTGAGGACACCGGAGCAGCCACCCGTTCCACCGCCCGAACATCGCCACCGCGGCCGGTACCAGCACGGACCGGAGCCAGCCCCACCGCCACAGCAGGACCGGGCGAACCGCGCCGTACTCACTGTTGAGGACACCGGGCCGGGCCTGACCGAAGCCGCCCGGGCCCGGGTGTTCGGGCACTTCCACCGGGGTGAGGCCGCTCGGGCGGAGCAGAACGGCGCTGCTCTCGGGCTGTCCATTGTGGAGTCGTGGTGGCCGGGCACGGCGAGACCACGACTGTCCACAGCGGACTGTCCGGTGGCGCGGTGTTCCGGATCACCCTGCCGTGCTGACGGCGTGTCCTGGTGGCCTGGCGGGGCTGGGTGA
- a CDS encoding EF-hand domain-containing protein, with product MIGQIEDLIRLKTERVFEALDTDGNGYLEWADFQSVVDRHLVEFQIDRADPRGQAFQAAYETFWAELSRHADPDRDGRVSLEEYLVGTAAAPETLYATSAAIGNALFEVIDTDGDGEVSLEEFVRMMCDVWGVPRADADAAFHKVDADGSGVLCRQEILTVAQEFLFATSVTAPGGGLAGSV from the coding sequence GTGATTGGACAGATCGAGGACCTGATTCGTCTCAAGACCGAGAGGGTGTTCGAGGCCCTGGACACGGACGGGAACGGCTACCTCGAGTGGGCCGACTTCCAGTCCGTCGTGGACCGCCACCTCGTGGAGTTCCAGATCGACCGCGCCGATCCCCGGGGCCAGGCGTTCCAGGCCGCGTACGAGACGTTCTGGGCCGAGCTGTCGCGGCACGCCGACCCCGACCGGGACGGCCGGGTGTCCCTGGAGGAGTACCTGGTCGGCACCGCGGCCGCACCGGAGACGCTGTACGCCACCTCGGCCGCCATCGGCAACGCGCTGTTCGAGGTCATCGACACCGATGGCGACGGCGAGGTCAGCCTCGAGGAGTTCGTCCGGATGATGTGCGACGTCTGGGGCGTGCCGCGCGCGGACGCGGACGCGGCCTTCCACAAGGTGGACGCGGACGGCAGTGGCGTCCTGTGCCGCCAGGAGATCCTGACCGTCGCCCAGGAGTTCCTGTTCGCCACCAGCGTCACCGCCCCGGGCGGCGGGCTCGCCGGTTCGGTCTGA
- a CDS encoding SCO4402 family protein, with protein sequence MDDVTYPDMRLNVVHAVAALADAERQRRVWADGVLPEDEHFGDLTFQINMLDDVWIRDAPADCLGDLLRDLDEVAAMQALADALDDVFDRYGYHLSDEHYLNLPEWPHVVASAGAALAVLTRPWTTGPRAAPVQARSTECGKSNTPFGS encoded by the coding sequence ATGGACGATGTCACCTACCCCGACATGCGGCTCAACGTCGTGCACGCGGTCGCCGCCCTCGCCGACGCCGAACGCCAGCGGCGCGTCTGGGCCGACGGTGTGCTGCCCGAGGACGAGCATTTCGGCGACCTCACCTTCCAGATCAACATGCTCGACGATGTCTGGATCCGCGACGCCCCGGCGGACTGCCTGGGTGACCTCCTGCGCGACCTCGACGAGGTGGCCGCCATGCAAGCCCTCGCCGACGCCCTGGACGACGTGTTCGACCGGTACGGCTACCACCTGAGCGACGAGCACTACCTCAACCTGCCCGAGTGGCCCCACGTGGTCGCCTCGGCCGGTGCCGCGCTGGCGGTCCTGACGCGGCCCTGGACCACCGGGCCCAGGGCCGCCCCGGTTCAGGCGCGCAGCACCGAGTGCGGGAAGTCGAACACCCCGTTCGGGTCGTAG
- a CDS encoding FAD-binding oxidoreductase, which produces MVAFNRRKFLAAGAAAGAAVLTGGVPGAAAEAEIDFEGLRRAMTGQLVRPGEAGYEAAARPWNLALPQRRPAAVAKVANRADVIACVQRAGGRGVPLVARSGGHSYAGYSTPDEGVVVDVSALNTVQVRADGTAVIGSGARLIDVYSALAASGRALPGGTCSTVGIAGLTLGGGIGVFTRPFGLTCDHLQAATVVTADGATHTVTGNRDADLLWALRGGGGGHAGIVTDFTFTTVPAPRPVTLELAFPAERTATVLAAWHAWQHSAPDGLTTVCSIGGGAAPNNRISGTWLGTVAALEARIGELVVAVGANPTTRQVVERDYLAAMRHYAGCEAGSIQSCQLEPVGSVPRESFRAGSRMLTQPVTPTSAERILAAVRPQRDLVLLFDALGGRAGRVGAADTAYPHRNAFASVQVYSWNGANGPGVTQVQQALAPVVGNGSYVNYVNPEQTDWAGSYWGANRARLRGTVASYDPNGVFDFPHSVLRA; this is translated from the coding sequence GTGGTTGCGTTCAACCGACGGAAGTTCCTGGCCGCCGGTGCGGCGGCGGGTGCGGCCGTCCTCACCGGCGGCGTGCCCGGCGCGGCGGCCGAGGCCGAGATCGACTTCGAGGGCCTGCGCCGGGCGATGACCGGCCAGCTCGTTCGTCCCGGTGAGGCGGGGTACGAGGCCGCCGCCCGGCCGTGGAACCTGGCCCTGCCGCAGCGGCGGCCCGCCGCGGTCGCGAAGGTGGCCAACCGCGCCGACGTGATCGCCTGCGTGCAGCGCGCGGGCGGGCGGGGGGTGCCGCTGGTGGCGCGTTCGGGCGGGCACAGCTACGCCGGGTACTCCACCCCGGACGAGGGTGTGGTGGTCGACGTGTCCGCGCTGAACACCGTCCAGGTGCGCGCGGACGGCACCGCCGTGATCGGCTCGGGCGCGCGCCTGATCGACGTCTACTCCGCGCTGGCGGCCAGCGGCCGGGCCCTGCCCGGGGGCACCTGCTCCACGGTCGGCATCGCGGGCCTGACCCTGGGCGGCGGCATCGGCGTGTTCACCCGCCCGTTCGGCCTGACCTGCGACCACCTCCAGGCCGCCACGGTCGTCACCGCCGACGGAGCCACGCACACCGTGACCGGCAACCGGGACGCGGACCTGCTGTGGGCGCTGCGCGGCGGCGGGGGCGGGCACGCGGGCATCGTCACCGACTTCACCTTCACCACCGTGCCCGCGCCGAGGCCGGTCACCCTGGAGCTGGCCTTCCCGGCCGAGCGGACCGCGACCGTGCTGGCCGCGTGGCACGCCTGGCAGCACTCGGCCCCGGACGGCCTGACCACAGTGTGCTCGATCGGCGGCGGCGCGGCGCCGAACAACCGCATCTCCGGCACCTGGCTGGGCACGGTCGCCGCGCTGGAGGCCAGGATCGGCGAGCTGGTCGTGGCGGTGGGCGCGAACCCGACCACGCGCCAGGTGGTGGAACGCGACTACCTGGCCGCGATGCGCCACTACGCGGGCTGCGAGGCCGGTTCCATCCAGTCCTGCCAGCTGGAACCGGTGGGCTCGGTGCCGAGGGAGTCCTTCCGGGCGGGCTCGCGCATGCTGACCCAGCCGGTGACCCCGACCAGCGCCGAACGCATCCTGGCGGCGGTGCGCCCGCAACGCGACCTGGTGCTGCTCTTCGACGCCCTGGGCGGCCGGGCGGGCCGGGTCGGTGCCGCCGACACCGCCTACCCGCACCGCAACGCCTTCGCCTCGGTGCAGGTCTACAGCTGGAACGGCGCGAACGGCCCCGGGGTCACGCAGGTGCAGCAGGCCCTGGCGCCGGTGGTGGGCAACGGCTCGTACGTGAACTACGTGAACCCGGAGCAGACCGACTGGGCGGGCTCGTACTGGGGCGCGAACCGGGCGCGGCTGCGCGGCACGGTCGCGAGCTACGACCCGAACGGGGTGTTCGACTTCCCGCACTCGGTGCTGCGCGCCTGA
- a CDS encoding helix-turn-helix domain-containing protein, which yields MGGNELGDFLRARRTGLRPDQIGLPGTGSRRRAVGLRREEVAALASISTDFYTRLEQGRRGASEEVLHALTRVLRLNEDERAYVFELHRKQSRPSRQPTRRAQPQLCRLLDGLASTPAVVLGRRTDVLAWNPMAAALFTDFALLRPEDRNFVRLVFCDPVVRARYPQWERAARNGVAHLRMEAARDPDDPALAELVRELSERDQDFHRWWRAHHVAVRGTGTNVVRHPEVGELTLDWSSLTCTADPDQQLFTWTAEPGSPSERRLRELAAQVVG from the coding sequence GTGGGCGGCAACGAGCTGGGTGACTTCCTCCGCGCGCGGCGAACCGGGCTGCGCCCGGACCAGATCGGGCTGCCCGGTACCGGCAGCCGGCGCCGGGCCGTCGGGCTGCGCCGGGAGGAGGTCGCCGCGCTGGCCTCGATCAGCACCGACTTCTACACCCGCCTGGAACAGGGCAGGCGCGGCGCGTCCGAGGAGGTGCTGCACGCCCTCACCCGCGTGCTGCGGCTCAACGAGGACGAACGCGCCTACGTCTTCGAGCTGCACCGCAAGCAGTCCCGCCCGTCCCGCCAGCCGACCCGCCGCGCCCAGCCCCAGCTGTGCAGGCTGCTCGACGGCCTCGCCAGCACCCCCGCCGTCGTCCTGGGCAGGCGCACCGACGTGCTGGCCTGGAACCCGATGGCCGCCGCCCTGTTCACCGACTTCGCGCTGCTGCGCCCCGAGGACCGCAACTTCGTCCGGCTGGTCTTCTGCGACCCGGTCGTGCGGGCGCGCTACCCGCAGTGGGAGCGCGCGGCCCGCAACGGCGTCGCGCACCTGCGCATGGAGGCCGCGCGCGACCCCGACGACCCCGCGCTGGCCGAGCTGGTGCGCGAGCTGTCCGAACGGGACCAGGACTTCCACCGCTGGTGGCGCGCGCACCACGTCGCGGTGCGCGGCACGGGCACCAACGTCGTGCGCCACCCCGAGGTCGGCGAGCTCACCCTCGACTGGTCCTCGCTGACCTGCACCGCCGACCCGGACCAGCAGCTGTTCACCTGGACCGCCGAGCCCGGCTCACCGTCGGAGCGGCGGCTGCGGGAGCTGGCCGCGCAGGTGGTCGGGTAG
- a CDS encoding patatin-like phospholipase family protein: MTASVLQLLRERRQARSTPGHRTDGARLALLIEGGSSRGAYSSGMAIAIEQLGLLPLFDAVYGSSAGALNGAWLLCGRAERTQHAWWDRTIMGTTINPRRFLRGGPVVDTNYLIHTVYTEVMPMGFQEVLDNPVEFHPIATDALTGEPADLHGQVHDQASLQAALRASTAIPLMAGDPVVLGGRAYVDAGLSESVPVRSALAQQATHLVVLRTKRADEPATGPALAERLLMARWFARNAPGVTRPWLAREAIRAEEERLLDTHPATLQIRPPEGSARIGRTERRGHVLRTAVDSGRAAALAALAACRDELGEVPGPA; encoded by the coding sequence GTGACCGCTTCCGTCCTCCAGCTGCTGCGCGAGCGCAGGCAGGCGCGCAGCACCCCCGGCCACCGCACCGACGGCGCCCGCCTGGCGCTGCTCATCGAGGGCGGCAGCTCCCGGGGCGCCTACTCCAGCGGCATGGCCATCGCCATCGAGCAGCTGGGCCTGCTGCCGCTCTTCGACGCCGTCTACGGCAGCTCGGCGGGCGCGCTCAACGGTGCCTGGCTGCTGTGCGGACGGGCCGAGCGCACCCAGCACGCCTGGTGGGACCGCACGATCATGGGCACCACGATCAACCCGAGGCGGTTCCTGCGCGGCGGGCCCGTGGTGGACACGAACTACCTGATCCACACCGTCTACACCGAGGTCATGCCGATGGGCTTCCAGGAGGTCCTGGACAACCCGGTCGAGTTCCACCCGATCGCCACCGACGCCCTGACCGGCGAGCCCGCCGACCTGCACGGCCAGGTCCACGACCAGGCCAGCCTGCAGGCCGCGCTGCGCGCCTCCACCGCGATCCCGCTGATGGCGGGCGACCCGGTGGTCCTCGGCGGCCGCGCCTACGTCGACGCGGGGCTGAGCGAGTCGGTCCCGGTCCGCAGCGCCCTGGCCCAGCAGGCCACCCACCTGGTCGTGCTGCGCACCAAGCGCGCCGACGAGCCCGCCACCGGCCCCGCACTCGCCGAACGCCTGCTGATGGCGCGCTGGTTCGCCCGCAACGCCCCCGGCGTCACCCGCCCGTGGCTGGCGCGGGAGGCCATCCGTGCGGAGGAGGAACGGCTGCTGGACACCCACCCGGCCACGTTGCAGATCCGCCCGCCCGAGGGCAGCGCGCGCATCGGCCGCACCGAGCGCCGGGGCCACGTGCTGCGCACCGCCGTGGACTCGGGGCGGGCGGCCGCGCTGGCCGCGCTGGCGGCCTGCCGGGACGAGCTCGGCGAGGTGCCCGGACCGGCCTGA